A single window of Cytobacillus dafuensis DNA harbors:
- a CDS encoding S41 family peptidase, protein MNRKWIALLMTGSLLTGAGGTYAGMKWISHRALENNIENHSSQLDEGNFPAEMSDEDLKKVEQAYGLILNSYVENVEEKKLVEGAIQGMLASLSDPYSIYMDEETVKLFNDTLESAFEGIGAEVGMEEGRIIIVSPFKDSPAEKAGLRPRDQILKVDGESIEGLDLFQATSKIRGEKGTKVKLEIARQGLKEPLVIHVKRDKIPQITVYSDLKKQSGKAIGYLEITSFSKETAIEFKEQLQELEKKGIEGLIIDVRGNPGGLLISVEEILKELVTDEKPYIQIEKRDGKKKRYFSSLKEEKDYPIAVLIDNGSASASEILAGALNEAQGYALIGENTFGKGTVQQPFPMGDGSNIKLTLYKWLTPDGNWIHHKGIEPTLKVKQPALYHTPPLQVEEALVKEMNNEQVKNAQEILEALGFAPGRKDGYFSETTMSAVRAFQLQNDLKATGKIDKKTALALEQAVAEEKKKEENDIQLQTALRFLAR, encoded by the coding sequence ATGAACAGGAAGTGGATAGCGCTGCTAATGACTGGTTCCTTGTTGACCGGAGCTGGCGGTACCTATGCAGGAATGAAGTGGATCAGTCATCGTGCACTTGAGAATAACATCGAAAACCATTCTTCCCAATTAGATGAGGGGAATTTTCCAGCAGAGATGAGTGACGAAGATCTAAAAAAAGTAGAGCAGGCATATGGCTTAATATTAAACAGCTATGTAGAGAATGTAGAAGAAAAGAAGCTTGTAGAAGGGGCTATTCAAGGGATGCTTGCGTCCCTCTCAGATCCATACTCTATCTACATGGACGAGGAGACCGTGAAGCTATTCAATGATACGCTTGAGTCTGCATTTGAAGGGATTGGAGCTGAAGTAGGCATGGAGGAGGGGAGAATTATTATTGTTTCTCCATTTAAAGATTCTCCAGCGGAAAAAGCAGGCTTAAGGCCGAGGGATCAAATTTTAAAGGTAGATGGTGAAAGCATTGAAGGCTTGGACTTATTTCAAGCAACTTCCAAAATACGTGGGGAAAAAGGGACGAAGGTAAAGCTGGAAATTGCCCGTCAAGGATTGAAGGAGCCCCTCGTTATTCATGTTAAGCGGGATAAAATTCCTCAAATCACCGTTTATTCTGATTTAAAAAAGCAAAGCGGAAAGGCAATCGGTTATTTAGAGATCACTTCGTTTTCGAAAGAAACGGCAATTGAATTCAAGGAGCAATTACAAGAACTTGAGAAAAAAGGGATAGAAGGCTTAATTATTGATGTCCGAGGGAATCCAGGAGGACTTCTAATATCCGTTGAGGAAATTTTGAAAGAGCTTGTCACAGATGAAAAACCATATATACAAATTGAAAAAAGAGACGGGAAAAAGAAAAGATATTTTTCAAGCTTGAAAGAGGAAAAGGACTACCCGATTGCTGTTCTGATTGATAATGGCAGTGCCTCTGCTTCAGAAATATTGGCAGGTGCCCTTAATGAAGCACAGGGCTACGCCCTAATTGGCGAAAATACATTTGGAAAAGGGACTGTTCAGCAGCCGTTTCCGATGGGAGATGGCAGTAATATTAAATTAACTCTCTATAAATGGCTGACCCCAGATGGAAATTGGATTCATCATAAAGGCATAGAGCCAACACTTAAAGTAAAGCAGCCAGCTCTTTATCATACACCTCCCCTTCAGGTTGAAGAAGCCTTAGTGAAGGAAATGAATAATGAACAGGTGAAAAATGCACAAGAAATCCTTGAAGCTCTAGGCTTTGCCCCAGGTCGTAAAGACGGCTATTTCAGCGAAACCACAATGAGTGCTGTAAGAGCCTTCCAACTGCAAAATGACTTAAAGGCTACCGGTAAAATTGATAAAAAAACCGCTTTGGCACTTGAACAGGCAGTAGCTGAAGAAAAGAAAAAAGAAGAAAATGATATTCAGCTGCAAACAGCACTGAGGTTTCTTGCTCGGTGA
- the ftsX gene encoding permease-like cell division protein FtsX — translation MKARTLNRHLKESLKSLARNGWMTFASVSAVTVTLLLVGVFFVIMMNMNKAATDIEKQVEIRVHIDVAANEQDQKALGQKIEKIPEVKSVRYSPKDEELDNLIESFGEEGEAYRLFEQDNPLNDVFVVKTKDPNDTMMVAKKIEKMDYAAKVNYGQGSVEKLFSFINSSRNFGIVLIVGLLFTAMFLISNTIKITITARRREIEIMRLVGATNSFIRWPFFLEGLWLGILGAVLPIILIATSYHYFFDFLEPKLKGNFIELLNYNPFVYQVSALLLLMGGLIGIWGSMMSVRKFLRI, via the coding sequence ATGAAAGCTAGAACCTTAAACCGTCATTTAAAAGAAAGCTTGAAAAGCCTTGCTAGAAATGGTTGGATGACCTTTGCATCTGTTAGTGCTGTTACGGTGACCCTTTTATTGGTCGGAGTATTTTTTGTTATCATGATGAATATGAATAAAGCGGCTACTGATATTGAAAAGCAGGTAGAAATCCGCGTTCATATTGATGTCGCTGCCAATGAGCAGGACCAAAAAGCGTTAGGCCAGAAAATTGAAAAGATCCCTGAAGTAAAATCGGTTCGCTATTCCCCTAAAGATGAGGAATTAGATAATCTTATTGAGAGCTTTGGAGAAGAAGGGGAAGCCTATAGGCTGTTTGAACAAGATAATCCATTAAATGATGTCTTCGTTGTAAAAACGAAGGACCCGAACGATACAATGATGGTTGCTAAGAAAATTGAAAAAATGGATTATGCAGCTAAGGTAAACTATGGCCAAGGAAGTGTTGAAAAACTCTTTTCCTTTATTAATTCAAGCCGAAATTTCGGAATTGTGCTGATCGTAGGATTGTTGTTTACGGCGATGTTCTTAATTTCTAATACAATTAAGATTACGATTACGGCAAGAAGAAGAGAAATTGAGATTATGAGATTAGTAGGAGCAACGAATTCCTTTATTCGATGGCCATTCTTCCTTGAAGGGCTGTGGCTCGGCATTCTCGGTGCAGTTCTGCCAATCATTCTTATCGCTACATCCTACCATTATTTCTTTGATTTCTTAGAGCCGAAGCTAAAAGGCAATTTTATTGAGCTTCTCAATTATAATCCTTTTGTATATCAAGTATCTGCATTGCTTCTTCTAATGGGTGGTCTCATCGGGATCTGGGGAAGTATGATGTCTGTAAGGAAATTTTTAAGAATATAG
- the ftsE gene encoding cell division ATP-binding protein FtsE: MIEMQDVYKKYPNGVIAANGIDVHIKAGEFVYVVGPSGAGKSTFIKMMYREEKPTSGTIMINGVNLAKLKSSKVPLLRRNIGVVFQDFKLLPTLTVYENVAFALEVTEEQPKYIKKQVMETLDLVNLKHKARMLPTELSGGEQQRVSIARSIVNSPKVVIADEPTGNLDPDTSWEIMNIFDEINTRGTTVVMATHNKEIVNTIKHRVIAIEGGKIVRDEQRGDYGYES, translated from the coding sequence ATGATAGAAATGCAAGATGTATATAAGAAGTATCCAAACGGAGTTATTGCAGCCAATGGAATAGATGTGCATATTAAAGCAGGAGAGTTTGTGTATGTGGTAGGTCCGAGCGGTGCGGGGAAATCTACTTTTATCAAAATGATGTATAGAGAAGAAAAGCCTACGAGTGGAACAATTATGATCAATGGTGTAAATCTTGCAAAATTAAAATCTAGCAAGGTACCGCTTCTTAGACGTAATATTGGGGTTGTTTTCCAGGATTTTAAATTGCTTCCGACTCTAACTGTATACGAGAATGTTGCATTTGCTCTAGAGGTAACAGAGGAGCAGCCAAAATATATTAAAAAACAGGTCATGGAAACTTTGGATCTTGTAAACTTGAAGCATAAAGCTCGGATGCTTCCGACTGAATTGTCTGGAGGGGAGCAGCAGCGTGTATCCATTGCACGTTCCATCGTGAATTCTCCTAAAGTGGTTATCGCAGACGAGCCGACAGGTAACCTTGATCCAGATACTTCATGGGAAATCATGAACATCTTTGATGAAATTAACACGAGGGGTACGACTGTGGTTATGGCAACACATAATAAGGAAATTGTAAATACCATTAAACACCGCGTAATTGCAATAGAGGGCGGGAAAATTGTCCGTGATGAACAAAGAGGTGATTACGGATATGAAAGCTAG
- the cccB gene encoding cytochrome c551 — translation MKKKLLALLMGTSLVLAACGGADDTKEKDTGTTKGGETTTAAGDAQKLYDQKCSSCHGGNLEGSVGPALDKAGSKLSKEDIENIIANGKGAMPSGLLSGDEASQVAEWLAAKK, via the coding sequence GTGAAAAAGAAGCTTCTTGCATTACTTATGGGTACTTCTCTTGTTCTTGCAGCTTGCGGTGGCGCAGATGATACAAAAGAGAAGGACACAGGTACAACAAAAGGTGGAGAAACCACAACAGCTGCTGGAGATGCTCAAAAGCTATATGATCAAAAGTGCTCAAGCTGTCATGGCGGCAACCTTGAAGGTTCTGTAGGTCCTGCACTTGATAAAGCAGGTTCTAAGCTTTCCAAGGAAGATATTGAAAACATTATCGCCAATGGTAAAGGTGCAATGCCAAGTGGTCTTCTTAGTGGTGATGAAGCATCACAAGTTGCTGAGTGGTTAGCAGCTAAAAAGTAA
- a CDS encoding YitT family protein, whose amino-acid sequence MGKNKLDSIKNSESGILREYIYVLIGAAIIAFTFNVFLLPNRVASGGVSGISTILNELVGWEPAYVQWALNIPLFIAGVILLGKQFGVKTLVGTIFLPFVVFLTKDFEAWTHDPLLASLFGGIGVGLGLGIVFKGKASTGGTDLAAQIINKYTGLSLGTCVAMIDGLIVLTAAIVFDIERGLYALLALYVTSKTIDIVQIGFGRSKMALIITDKQNEIREGILNKIHRGVTKLTAYGGYTDHERPVLMCVVDQTEFTKLKQLVKSIDPTAFIVVTDASEVLGEGFKRV is encoded by the coding sequence ATGGGGAAAAATAAGCTTGATTCCATAAAAAACTCAGAATCGGGGATTCTACGAGAGTATATTTACGTACTGATTGGTGCTGCAATCATTGCGTTTACTTTTAACGTGTTTTTGCTTCCGAATCGGGTCGCCTCTGGAGGGGTGAGCGGAATTAGTACGATTTTGAATGAGCTTGTTGGCTGGGAGCCTGCGTACGTACAGTGGGCATTAAATATTCCACTTTTTATTGCTGGAGTAATCTTACTAGGTAAGCAATTCGGTGTAAAAACACTTGTAGGAACGATTTTTCTTCCTTTTGTCGTTTTTTTAACAAAAGATTTTGAGGCATGGACCCATGATCCTTTGCTAGCCTCTTTATTTGGCGGAATCGGCGTTGGTCTGGGTTTGGGAATTGTTTTCAAAGGGAAGGCATCTACAGGCGGGACAGATCTCGCTGCCCAAATCATTAATAAATATACCGGCCTTTCTTTAGGGACATGTGTTGCGATGATTGATGGTTTGATTGTTCTTACAGCAGCGATTGTGTTTGATATTGAAAGAGGCCTTTACGCCTTGCTGGCCCTCTATGTAACAAGTAAAACGATTGATATTGTTCAGATAGGGTTTGGTCGTTCAAAAATGGCATTGATTATTACGGATAAACAAAATGAAATTCGTGAAGGAATTTTGAATAAAATCCATAGAGGAGTGACAAAACTAACAGCATACGGTGGTTATACTGATCATGAGCGCCCTGTTCTTATGTGTGTCGTTGACCAGACGGAGTTCACAAAGTTGAAACAATTAGTCAAATCCATTGACCCGACAGCGTTTATCGTGGTAACTGACGCTTCTGAGGTCCTTGGTGAGGGTTTCAAACGGGTGTAG
- the prfB gene encoding peptide chain release factor 2 (programmed frameshift), with protein sequence MELADIRNELEKTAKRLADFRGSLDLENKEARIAELDDEMLQPGFWDNQQQAQVVIGELNGLKDQVHELYDLNETYENLELTYELVKEENDQELQEELESELKEMTKRLNEFELQLLLSEPYDKNNAILELHPGAGGTESQDWGSMLLRMYTRWAEKKGFKVETLDYLPGDEAGIKSVTLGIKGHNAYGYLKAEKGVHRLVRISPFDSSGRRHTSFVSCEIMPEFNDEIDIDIRTEDLKVDTYRASGAGGQHINTTDSAVRITHIPTGVVVTCQTERSQIKNRDRAMKMLKAKLYQKKIEEQEQQLADIRGEQKEIGWGSQIRSYVFHPYSMVKDHRTSTESGNVQGVMDGDLDPFIDAFLRSKLS encoded by the exons TTGGAATTAGCAGATATTCGAAATGAACTAGAAAAAACAGCTAAGCGATTGGCGGACTTTAGGGGGTCTCTT GACTTAGAAAATAAAGAGGCACGGATTGCTGAACTTGATGATGAAATGCTTCAGCCTGGATTTTGGGATAATCAGCAGCAGGCTCAGGTTGTCATTGGGGAGCTTAATGGATTAAAGGATCAGGTTCATGAACTGTATGATTTAAATGAAACTTATGAAAACCTTGAGTTAACGTATGAGCTTGTTAAGGAAGAAAATGACCAAGAGCTGCAGGAAGAGCTTGAGAGTGAACTGAAGGAAATGACGAAGCGTTTAAACGAGTTTGAGCTTCAGCTTCTTCTTAGTGAGCCATATGATAAAAATAATGCGATTCTTGAACTGCATCCAGGAGCTGGAGGAACGGAGTCTCAGGATTGGGGTTCCATGCTTCTTCGTATGTATACTCGTTGGGCAGAGAAGAAAGGCTTTAAAGTAGAAACATTGGACTATCTTCCAGGTGACGAGGCCGGAATTAAAAGTGTTACACTTGGAATTAAAGGTCACAATGCATATGGATATTTGAAGGCGGAAAAAGGCGTGCACCGTTTAGTTAGGATTTCACCGTTCGACTCTTCTGGCCGCCGACATACTTCCTTCGTATCCTGTGAAATCATGCCTGAGTTTAATGATGAGATCGATATTGATATTCGCACAGAAGATTTGAAGGTTGACACTTACCGTGCAAGTGGTGCTGGTGGGCAGCACATTAACACAACAGACTCTGCTGTGAGGATTACCCATATTCCAACGGGTGTGGTCGTTACTTGCCAAACGGAGCGTTCACAAATAAAAAACCGTGACCGTGCTATGAAAATGCTTAAAGCAAAGCTTTACCAAAAGAAAATTGAAGAGCAGGAGCAGCAGCTTGCAGATATTCGAGGCGAACAAAAGGAAATCGGCTGGGGTAGCCAAATCCGTTCTTATGTTTTCCATCCTTATTCCATGGTAAAGGATCACCGGACTAGCACAGAGTCTGGTAATGTTCAAGGTGTTATGGATGGGGACCTTGATCCTTTTATTGATGCATTTCTTCGTTCGAAATTAAGTTAA
- the secA gene encoding preprotein translocase subunit SecA, translating into MLGILNKVFDQNKRELKRLTKIAEQVEALASDMEKLSDEDLRAKTEEFKARYQKGESLDDLLVESFAVVREGARRVLGLYPYPVQIMGGASLHDGNISEMKTGEGKTLTSTMPVYLNALSGKGVHVVTVNEYLASRDANEMGQLYEFLGLTVGLNLNGLNKEEKQAAYAADVTYSTNNELGFDYLRDNMVLYKEQKVQRPLFYAVIDEVDSILIDEARTPLIISGTAQKSTSLYIQANAFVRTLKKEEDFTYDEKTKGVQLTEEGMTKAERAFGIENLFDITHVSLNHHITQALKANSSMHLDVDYVVQDGEIVIVDQFTGRLMKGRRYSDGLHQAIEAKEGLDIQNESMTLATITFQNYFRMYEKLSGMTGTAKTEEEEFRNIYNMYVVVIPTNRSIARDDRADLIYSSIDGKFRAVVEDIAERHQKGQPVLVGTVAIETSEVISKYLTKKGIRHNVLNAKNHGREAEIIADAGEQGSVTIATNMAGRGTDIKLGEGVKELGGLAVIGTERHESRRIDNQLRGRSGRQGDPGITQFYLSMEDELMRRFGSDNMKSMMDRLGMDDSQPIQSKMVSKAVESAQKRVEGNNFDARKQLLSYDDVLRQQREILYTQRNEVLESENLREIVENMITTTIERNVAGFAPNNGDEEEWNLQGLIDYVNGNLLHEGDITIDQLRGKDSEEIVEVIFAKVKERYDEKEEVLQSEQMREFEKVIVLRAVDSKWIDHIDAMDQLRQGIHLRAYGQIDPLREYQQEGFAMFEHMIAAIEEDVAKYIMKAEIRNNLERQEVAKGQAVNPKEDGEKVKKKPVTKQIDVGRNDPCICGSGKKYKNCCGI; encoded by the coding sequence ATGCTTGGGATTTTAAATAAAGTGTTCGATCAAAATAAACGCGAACTAAAACGCCTTACGAAAATAGCTGAACAAGTTGAGGCTTTGGCTTCAGATATGGAAAAGCTTTCTGATGAAGACCTTCGGGCAAAAACGGAGGAATTTAAAGCGCGATATCAAAAGGGTGAATCATTGGATGATTTGCTAGTTGAATCGTTTGCGGTTGTTAGAGAAGGAGCGAGACGTGTCCTTGGATTATATCCGTATCCTGTCCAAATCATGGGGGGGGCTTCCCTTCACGATGGAAATATTTCCGAGATGAAAACAGGAGAAGGGAAAACATTAACTTCTACGATGCCTGTGTATTTGAACGCATTATCAGGCAAAGGGGTTCACGTCGTTACGGTCAACGAATACCTTGCAAGCCGTGATGCGAATGAGATGGGGCAGCTATATGAATTCCTCGGTCTAACTGTCGGTTTGAATTTAAACGGTCTAAATAAAGAAGAGAAGCAAGCTGCATATGCTGCCGACGTAACGTATAGCACGAATAATGAGCTTGGCTTTGATTATTTGCGCGATAATATGGTTCTTTACAAAGAGCAAAAAGTACAGCGCCCGCTATTTTATGCTGTTATTGATGAGGTTGACTCGATTTTAATCGATGAAGCTCGTACACCGTTAATTATTTCTGGTACAGCACAAAAGTCGACTTCGCTTTATATTCAAGCCAATGCGTTTGTCCGTACTTTGAAAAAAGAAGAAGATTTTACGTATGATGAAAAAACAAAAGGAGTTCAGCTGACAGAAGAAGGAATGACGAAGGCTGAGCGTGCTTTTGGAATTGAAAACTTATTTGATATTACGCATGTTTCTTTAAACCATCACATTACTCAGGCATTAAAAGCTAATTCAAGCATGCATCTTGATGTTGATTATGTCGTTCAAGATGGAGAAATTGTCATTGTTGACCAATTCACAGGCCGTTTGATGAAGGGACGTCGCTATAGTGATGGTCTTCATCAGGCAATTGAGGCAAAAGAAGGTCTGGACATTCAAAATGAAAGCATGACGCTTGCTACGATTACATTCCAGAACTACTTCCGTATGTATGAAAAGCTTTCGGGAATGACGGGTACTGCGAAAACAGAGGAAGAGGAATTCCGCAATATTTACAATATGTATGTTGTTGTGATTCCAACGAATCGTTCGATTGCTCGTGATGATCGCGCAGACTTGATTTATTCATCCATTGATGGAAAATTCCGTGCCGTTGTTGAGGATATTGCTGAGCGTCATCAAAAAGGCCAGCCTGTTCTTGTTGGTACCGTTGCGATTGAAACATCAGAAGTGATTTCAAAATATTTAACGAAAAAAGGGATTCGCCATAATGTGTTGAACGCGAAAAACCATGGCCGTGAAGCTGAAATTATTGCTGATGCTGGTGAACAAGGATCTGTCACGATTGCAACGAATATGGCTGGTCGTGGTACGGACATTAAGCTTGGTGAAGGGGTTAAAGAATTAGGAGGCTTAGCCGTCATTGGAACGGAGCGACATGAGAGCCGCCGTATTGATAACCAGCTCCGCGGACGTTCTGGACGTCAAGGAGATCCGGGGATTACTCAATTCTACCTTTCAATGGAAGATGAATTAATGCGCCGCTTCGGTTCTGATAATATGAAATCAATGATGGATCGTCTTGGCATGGATGATTCACAGCCAATTCAAAGTAAAATGGTATCCAAGGCAGTTGAATCTGCACAGAAACGTGTAGAGGGCAATAACTTTGATGCTCGTAAACAGCTTCTTTCCTATGATGATGTTCTCCGCCAGCAGCGTGAAATTCTTTATACACAGCGTAACGAGGTATTAGAATCAGAGAATCTTCGCGAAATCGTTGAGAATATGATTACGACTACCATTGAACGTAATGTTGCAGGTTTTGCTCCTAATAATGGAGATGAGGAAGAGTGGAATTTACAAGGTCTTATCGATTATGTGAATGGAAATCTTCTTCATGAAGGAGATATTACAATCGATCAGCTCCGTGGCAAGGATTCAGAAGAAATCGTTGAAGTTATTTTTGCCAAAGTGAAGGAACGATACGATGAAAAAGAAGAAGTTCTTCAGTCTGAGCAAATGCGAGAATTCGAAAAGGTAATCGTGCTTCGCGCTGTTGATTCGAAATGGATTGATCATATCGATGCAATGGATCAGCTCCGCCAAGGGATCCACCTTCGTGCATATGGACAAATTGATCCACTGCGCGAATACCAGCAGGAAGGCTTTGCGATGTTTGAGCATATGATTGCTGCTATTGAGGAAGATGTTGCGAAGTATATTATGAAAGCTGAAATTCGCAATAATCTAGAGCGCCAGGAAGTGGCAAAAGGCCAAGCCGTGAATCCAAAGGAAGACGGAGAAAAGGTGAAGAAAAAGCCAGTCACCAAACAAATTGATGTTGGCCGAAATGATCCATGTATATGTGGAAGCGGTAAAAAGTATAAAAACTGTTGTGGAATTTAA
- a CDS encoding gamma-glutamyltransferase family protein, whose product MNFDFHYYPYTSQRTTVMAKRGMVATSQPLAAQVGLEILKKGGNAVDAAIATAAALTVLEPTSNGIGGDAYALVWINGKLHGLDASGPAPKSISIEAVKERGYEKMPVHGWLPVTVPGAPSGWAELSKRFGKLSLSEVLKPAIEYAENGYPLTPTLGKNWEYAYQNFKQILKGDEFKHWFEIFAPHGRAPRVGEIWSSKDHAATLRSIGETNAESFYKGELAEKISAFSKKYHEFLSKEDLAGYQAEWVEPIKVNYRGYDVWEIPPSGQGLITLLALNIVKGFSFIHRDSVDTLHKQIEAMKLAFTDGRAFITDPRDMRVAVEDLLSEEYAASRRAEIGEYAINPWPYQPKSGGTVYLATADGEGNMVSFIQSNYMGFGSGLVVPGTGIALQNRGHDFSLDPHHPNALKPGKKTYHTIMPGFLTKGDQAFGPFGVMGGYMQPQGHMQVVMNTIDFHLNPQAALDAPRWKWVEDKKVLVEPHFPYPLAQALIRKGHQIEMMVDLGGFGRGQIIWRDIKTGVLMGGTEARTDGMIAAW is encoded by the coding sequence ATGAACTTTGATTTTCATTATTATCCATATACGTCGCAACGAACAACGGTTATGGCTAAAAGAGGGATGGTTGCCACCTCACAGCCGTTAGCCGCACAGGTCGGTTTAGAAATATTAAAAAAGGGTGGAAACGCGGTTGATGCAGCGATTGCAACGGCCGCAGCCTTAACGGTCTTGGAGCCGACATCAAATGGCATTGGCGGGGATGCTTATGCACTTGTTTGGATAAACGGAAAGCTGCATGGATTAGATGCAAGCGGTCCTGCCCCGAAATCGATTTCGATTGAAGCGGTGAAGGAAAGAGGATATGAAAAAATGCCTGTCCACGGATGGCTGCCTGTTACCGTACCAGGTGCACCATCAGGGTGGGCAGAATTATCGAAACGATTTGGTAAGCTTTCATTGTCGGAAGTGCTGAAGCCTGCCATAGAATATGCAGAAAATGGGTACCCTTTGACCCCTACTTTAGGCAAGAATTGGGAGTATGCCTATCAAAATTTCAAGCAAATTCTTAAAGGTGATGAATTCAAGCATTGGTTTGAAATCTTTGCTCCTCATGGAAGAGCCCCGAGAGTTGGAGAGATCTGGAGTTCAAAGGATCATGCTGCAACATTGAGATCTATTGGGGAAACAAACGCAGAAAGCTTTTACAAAGGGGAATTAGCTGAGAAAATTTCCGCATTTTCTAAGAAGTATCATGAATTTCTATCAAAGGAGGATTTGGCAGGCTATCAAGCGGAATGGGTAGAGCCGATTAAAGTTAATTACCGCGGATATGATGTGTGGGAGATTCCCCCGAGCGGACAAGGATTGATCACGCTTTTAGCTCTTAATATTGTAAAAGGCTTTTCATTTATTCATCGGGATTCTGTTGATACCCTACATAAGCAAATTGAAGCGATGAAGCTTGCTTTTACAGATGGCCGCGCTTTTATTACAGATCCAAGGGATATGAGGGTAGCGGTGGAAGATCTGTTATCAGAGGAATATGCGGCTTCAAGGAGAGCTGAAATCGGCGAGTATGCCATAAATCCATGGCCGTATCAGCCGAAAAGCGGAGGTACTGTTTATTTGGCCACAGCGGATGGAGAGGGGAATATGGTCTCTTTCATCCAAAGTAATTATATGGGATTTGGCTCAGGGCTTGTTGTTCCCGGGACGGGCATCGCCTTGCAAAATAGAGGGCATGATTTCTCGCTTGATCCGCATCATCCTAATGCATTGAAGCCTGGGAAAAAGACGTATCATACGATCATGCCAGGATTTTTAACAAAAGGAGATCAAGCATTTGGTCCTTTCGGAGTAATGGGGGGCTATATGCAGCCGCAAGGGCATATGCAGGTGGTGATGAATACAATTGATTTTCACCTAAATCCACAAGCTGCTCTAGATGCACCGAGATGGAAATGGGTTGAAGACAAAAAGGTGCTTGTTGAGCCGCATTTTCCCTATCCATTGGCCCAAGCACTTATTAGAAAAGGGCATCAAATTGAAATGATGGTTGATTTAGGTGGCTTTGGCCGTGGGCAAATCATTTGGCGAGATATTAAAACAGGTGTGTTAATGGGCGGAACAGAGGCGCGAACAGACGGAATGATTGCAGCGTGGTAA
- the hpf gene encoding ribosome hibernation-promoting factor, HPF/YfiA family, translating to MNFNIRGENIEVTPAIREYVEKKIAKLERYFTETPESTVHVNLKTYQDKTSKVEVTIPMPNLVLRAEEVHDDMYAAIDLITDKLERQIRKHKTKVNRKFREKGNIPAMFVTLDESERTVVDEDQDLEVVRQKSFDLKPMDSEEAILQMNMLGHSFYVFTNAETSLTNVVYKRKDGRYGLIEAQ from the coding sequence ATGAATTTTAACATTCGTGGTGAAAACATTGAGGTAACTCCAGCAATTAGAGAGTATGTAGAGAAGAAGATTGCTAAATTGGAAAGGTATTTTACTGAAACTCCTGAATCAACCGTGCATGTTAATTTAAAAACGTATCAAGATAAAACTTCTAAAGTAGAAGTAACGATTCCGATGCCGAATTTAGTGCTTCGTGCAGAGGAAGTTCATGATGATATGTATGCAGCAATTGACTTAATTACTGATAAATTAGAGCGTCAAATACGCAAGCATAAAACAAAGGTAAACCGTAAATTCCGTGAAAAAGGCAATATTCCTGCTATGTTCGTTACTTTAGATGAGTCAGAAAGAACAGTAGTAGATGAGGATCAGGATCTTGAAGTTGTTCGTCAAAAGAGCTTTGATCTGAAGCCAATGGACAGCGAAGAAGCCATCCTGCAAATGAATATGCTAGGCCATAGCTTCTATGTGTTCACGAATGCTGAAACAAGCTTAACGAATGTAGTGTACAAGCGCAAAGACGGCCGTTACGGCTTAATTGAAGCACAATAA
- a CDS encoding putative motility protein, translating into MDSALMSMALSQSQVQQQASILVMKKAMNQAEGNANFINEMLGGANLQALQQAAQPHLGGTIDLKG; encoded by the coding sequence GTGGATAGTGCTCTTATGTCAATGGCACTAAGTCAAAGTCAAGTTCAGCAACAAGCTTCAATCCTAGTGATGAAAAAAGCAATGAATCAAGCAGAAGGAAATGCTAATTTTATCAATGAGATGCTAGGGGGAGCTAACTTGCAAGCTCTGCAGCAAGCTGCACAACCGCATCTTGGCGGAACCATCGATCTAAAAGGATAA
- a CDS encoding flagellar protein FliT — MSAVQEYFDLTKQLYMILQGQVGADEREDIIHQVEALLEKRGPLLVQLTPPYSLDEQELGKQIIQWEQEINRLMKNLKSQIQTDLQELKKKKNHVQSYSNPYEAVNGLDGVYYDKKN; from the coding sequence ATGAGTGCAGTTCAAGAATATTTTGACTTGACGAAACAGCTTTATATGATTCTGCAAGGACAAGTAGGTGCCGATGAAAGAGAGGATATCATTCATCAAGTAGAGGCTTTACTTGAAAAACGAGGTCCTCTACTGGTACAGCTTACTCCTCCTTATTCGCTTGATGAACAAGAACTTGGAAAGCAGATCATCCAGTGGGAACAAGAGATTAATCGTCTAATGAAGAACCTAAAGTCTCAAATCCAGACGGATCTTCAAGAACTAAAGAAAAAGAAGAATCATGTCCAAAGTTACTCAAATCCATACGAAGCAGTGAATGGATTAGATGGAGTTTATTACGATAAAAAGAATTAA